From the genome of Cytobacillus firmus, one region includes:
- a CDS encoding M20 peptidase aminoacylase family protein, producing MKEMIEELKPALEMVFTHLHEHPEVSWREYKTTEYLQKFLECRGFRVQLFGDCTGLVVEVGEGSPCVALRADMDALWQEVDGKFQANHSCGHDAHMTMGVGAILLLQKAGFPKKGKLKFILQPAEEKGTGALKMIEHGVLDDVDYLYGVHLRPIQEIIDGEASAAIYHGAARFLTGEIIGEDAHGARPHLGQNAIEIGASFIHEIKNIHLDPMVPHTAKMTKFHAGSDSGNIIPGKASFSLDLRAQTNEVINALSEKMETITEYLSKLYGVKITLETKANVAAAQVDEEAQHFLEKAIIDVLGAGQLREPIVTSGGEDFHFYTLKKPNIKAAMLGLGCDLQPGLHHPDMTFNREAIYSGVEILARAVMATLEKEE from the coding sequence TTGAAGGAAATGATTGAAGAGCTTAAACCCGCGTTAGAGATGGTATTTACGCATTTGCACGAACATCCGGAAGTGAGCTGGAGGGAATATAAAACCACCGAGTACCTGCAGAAATTTCTTGAATGCCGGGGATTCCGGGTTCAGCTGTTTGGGGATTGCACCGGTTTAGTTGTTGAAGTGGGGGAAGGGAGTCCGTGTGTCGCTCTGAGAGCCGATATGGACGCTCTTTGGCAGGAAGTGGACGGCAAGTTTCAGGCGAATCATTCCTGCGGCCATGATGCCCATATGACAATGGGAGTAGGTGCGATTTTGCTGCTGCAAAAGGCGGGATTCCCCAAGAAAGGCAAGCTGAAATTCATCCTCCAGCCTGCTGAAGAAAAGGGCACCGGCGCTCTCAAAATGATTGAGCATGGCGTGCTGGATGACGTTGATTACCTGTACGGTGTACACCTTAGGCCCATCCAGGAAATAATAGACGGGGAAGCATCGGCAGCGATTTACCATGGTGCTGCAAGATTTTTGACCGGGGAAATTATCGGGGAAGACGCCCATGGCGCCCGCCCGCATCTTGGTCAGAATGCCATCGAGATTGGCGCTTCTTTCATTCATGAAATCAAAAATATTCATTTGGATCCCATGGTCCCCCATACGGCTAAGATGACCAAGTTTCATGCCGGCAGTGACTCAGGCAATATCATACCGGGAAAAGCTTCCTTCAGTTTAGACCTGCGAGCTCAAACAAATGAAGTGATAAACGCACTGTCTGAAAAAATGGAAACGATCACGGAGTATTTATCCAAGCTCTACGGAGTCAAAATTACACTCGAGACGAAAGCGAATGTGGCAGCAGCCCAGGTAGATGAAGAAGCGCAGCATTTTCTGGAGAAGGCCATAATTGATGTACTGGGAGCCGGCCAATTACGGGAGCCAATTGTGACTTCAGGCGGGGAAGACTTTCATTTTTATACCCTCAAAAAGCCGAATATTAAGGCCGCAATGCTAGGATTGGGCTGTGATTTACAGCCTGGGCTTCATCATCCGGACATGACGTTTAATCGGGAAGCCATTTACTCAGGAGTGGAAATATTGGCCAGGGCGGTAATGGCCACTTTGGAGAAGGAGGAGTGA
- a CDS encoding MurR/RpiR family transcriptional regulator, producing the protein MILKETIEKEFNNLSKGQQKAAKYLLDHPKDFAVKSAGEIGKRIGVSETTVIRFCYSIQLSGYSELQKMVREQLLKANSTLGQYFTSKVELAEKPEFLATVMEKDCLHIRETMQNISQDDFDALVDRLIESKNIYITGLRSSFSAASWLSFTLGVVRGNAKLIRPDTDDLLLTVTEMDKDATFIAISFDRYMKDTIKLAELAKKQGAFVIGITDSAIAPIKEHADLLFQIHSSEKSTIDAAPALFSFLNAVIAGVSIQDRDRFEARKEQYEKLESEHFFIQPGGKLD; encoded by the coding sequence ATGATATTAAAAGAAACCATAGAAAAAGAGTTTAATAACCTCTCCAAAGGCCAGCAGAAGGCAGCGAAGTATTTGCTCGACCATCCGAAGGATTTTGCCGTAAAGTCTGCGGGTGAGATCGGCAAAAGAATCGGGGTCAGTGAAACGACCGTCATCCGTTTCTGTTATTCGATTCAGCTTTCCGGCTATTCTGAGCTTCAGAAGATGGTAAGGGAACAGCTTTTGAAAGCGAATAGCACACTGGGGCAGTATTTTACGAGTAAGGTGGAACTGGCCGAAAAGCCGGAGTTCCTGGCAACTGTGATGGAGAAGGATTGTCTGCATATACGGGAAACGATGCAGAATATCAGTCAGGATGATTTCGATGCTTTGGTTGACCGGCTGATCGAATCGAAAAATATATATATTACAGGACTTCGGTCTTCTTTCTCCGCAGCAAGCTGGCTTTCTTTTACCCTTGGAGTAGTAAGGGGAAATGCGAAGCTGATCCGGCCGGATACGGATGATCTGCTTTTGACGGTCACAGAAATGGATAAAGATGCGACGTTCATTGCCATTTCATTCGACCGTTATATGAAGGATACGATCAAATTGGCGGAATTGGCGAAAAAGCAGGGAGCATTTGTGATTGGCATAACTGATTCAGCGATCGCGCCTATTAAAGAGCATGCCGATTTGCTTTTTCAAATCCATTCATCGGAAAAATCGACGATTGATGCAGCACCCGCATTATTTTCCTTTCTGAATGCGGTGATTGCAGGGGTGTCCATTCAAGATCGTGACCGATTTGAAGCAAGGAAAGAACAATATGAAAAGCTGGAAAGTGAGCATTTTTTTATACAGCCGGGAGGGAAGTTAGATTGA